A single window of Nocardia sp. NBC_01327 DNA harbors:
- a CDS encoding Uma2 family endonuclease — MTVEPFPQWLRPPTGGFVAEDLDRLPDLPPHTELIDGSLVFVSPQAQFHVLAITLLDGALRQLAPAAIRIRREMTVTLDSNQRPEPDVIAIHADRVGGPELTTYQAEDVVLAVEVVSPESRTRDRERKPQLYAKAGIPHFWRVENVDGRPVVYVYELDPATNCYALAGIHHDQLRLTVPFDIDIDLRKIDSL; from the coding sequence ATGACCGTCGAGCCGTTTCCGCAGTGGCTGCGTCCACCGACTGGGGGATTCGTCGCCGAGGATCTAGATCGCCTGCCCGACCTGCCTCCGCACACCGAATTGATCGACGGGAGTCTCGTCTTCGTGAGCCCGCAGGCGCAGTTCCACGTATTGGCGATCACTCTGCTGGACGGTGCATTGCGCCAGTTGGCCCCGGCGGCGATTCGTATCCGTCGCGAGATGACAGTCACCCTCGACAGCAATCAGCGCCCCGAGCCGGATGTCATCGCCATACACGCGGACCGAGTCGGCGGGCCCGAACTGACGACGTACCAGGCCGAGGACGTCGTGCTGGCGGTAGAAGTCGTCTCGCCGGAGTCGCGCACCCGCGATCGGGAACGCAAACCGCAGCTCTACGCCAAAGCGGGCATACCGCATTTCTGGCGAGTGGAGAACGTGGACGGTCGCCCCGTCGTGTACGTGTACGAGCTCGATCCCGCGACCAACTGCTATGCACTCGCAGGCATCCATCACGATCAGTTGCGATTGACCGTGCCGTTCGACATCGACATCGACCTCCGCAAGATCGATAGCCTCTGA
- the pip gene encoding prolyl aminopeptidase: MRSLYPPIEPYEQGMLDVGDGQQLYWEVSGNPDGKPVVFLHGGPGGGTAPFHRQFFDPAAYRIVLFDQRGCGQSTPHIADGASLESNTTWNLVADIEALRTHLGVERWQVFGGSWGSTLALTYAQTHPDRVTELVLRGIFLLRRKEIDWYYNGAAGYVYPDEWEKFLAPVPESDRGDDLVEVYHRLLHSPDEKIATDAAVAWSTWEGATSSLLPQPDRVAETADPRFALAFARIENHYFHHRGFLDEGQLLRDIDRIAHIPGVIVQGRHDVVCPAVSAWDLHRAWANSELHLVPDAGHAAAEPGITHHLVEATDKYRT, translated from the coding sequence ATGCGCAGTCTGTACCCGCCGATCGAGCCGTACGAGCAGGGAATGCTCGATGTCGGTGACGGTCAGCAGCTGTACTGGGAGGTCAGCGGGAACCCGGACGGGAAGCCGGTGGTGTTCCTGCACGGCGGGCCCGGGGGCGGCACCGCGCCGTTCCATCGGCAGTTCTTCGATCCGGCCGCGTATCGCATCGTGCTGTTCGATCAGCGCGGGTGCGGGCAGTCCACACCGCATATCGCGGACGGGGCGAGCCTGGAGTCCAACACCACCTGGAATCTGGTGGCCGATATCGAGGCGCTGCGCACGCATCTCGGGGTCGAGCGCTGGCAGGTGTTCGGCGGGTCCTGGGGTTCGACGCTGGCGCTGACGTATGCGCAGACCCACCCGGATCGGGTGACCGAGCTGGTGCTGCGCGGGATATTCCTGTTGCGCCGCAAGGAAATCGATTGGTACTACAATGGCGCTGCGGGGTACGTCTACCCCGATGAGTGGGAGAAGTTCCTGGCGCCGGTGCCCGAGTCCGATCGCGGCGACGATCTGGTCGAGGTCTATCACCGGCTGCTGCACTCCCCTGACGAGAAGATCGCCACCGACGCCGCCGTCGCCTGGTCCACCTGGGAGGGCGCCACGAGTTCCCTACTGCCCCAACCGGATCGTGTCGCCGAGACCGCCGATCCGCGGTTCGCGCTGGCCTTCGCACGCATCGAGAACCACTACTTCCACCACCGTGGTTTCCTCGACGAGGGGCAGCTCCTGCGCGATATCGACCGCATCGCGCATATTCCCGGTGTGATCGTGCAGGGCCGTCATGACGTCGTATGCCCGGCGGTCAGCGCCTGGGATCTGCATCGGGCCTGGGCGAATTCGGAATTGCACCTGGTACCCGACGCCGGTCACGCCGCCGCCGAACCCGGCATCACGCACCATCTGGTCGAGGCCACCGATAAATATAGGACGTAA
- a CDS encoding CHAD domain-containing protein codes for MNTTAGPALVDALAADVDRLRVAEPEVRQDLPDSVHQMRVATRRLRSLLRSYRPAFARRPVTELSDELRWLAGLLGVARDAEVRADQFEALLGENGALFDDGSAPTGKKSAPAAGRRKAASSNGSKKSAPAAEKPAAGSTFGAQLVAEQRDKYAEAHKAAVEAFDTPRYRTLLDNLSALLADPPLRGKASKPAADLFTDVLHHDFRKLRDLVRTEPEATGDEHIEHLHDIRKAAKRLRYASEAATAVLGDPAADLGRKAKKLQTVLGDHRDAVEGLETLHTHASASEEPGYQRLRAAEEAAAAKALEQYPATTEFLDHHAL; via the coding sequence ATGAACACCACAGCCGGTCCCGCCCTGGTCGACGCCCTCGCCGCCGACGTGGACCGGCTGCGGGTGGCCGAACCCGAAGTCCGCCAGGACCTTCCGGACTCGGTCCACCAGATGCGCGTGGCCACCCGCCGCCTGCGCAGCCTGCTGCGCTCCTACCGCCCCGCCTTCGCCCGCCGCCCCGTCACCGAGCTCAGCGACGAATTGCGCTGGCTGGCAGGACTACTCGGCGTGGCCCGCGACGCCGAGGTCCGCGCCGACCAGTTCGAAGCGCTGCTCGGCGAGAACGGCGCACTCTTCGACGACGGGTCCGCACCGACCGGCAAGAAGTCGGCGCCCGCGGCCGGCCGCAGGAAGGCTGCTTCCTCGAACGGTAGTAAGAAGTCAGCACCGGCGGCCGAGAAGCCCGCTGCTGGAAGTACTTTCGGCGCACAACTGGTGGCCGAGCAACGCGACAAGTATGCCGAGGCGCACAAGGCCGCAGTGGAGGCCTTCGATACCCCCCGCTACCGCACCCTGCTGGACAATCTGTCGGCGCTACTCGCCGATCCCCCGCTGCGCGGCAAGGCGAGCAAACCCGCCGCCGACCTCTTCACCGATGTGTTGCACCACGACTTCCGCAAGCTCCGCGACCTGGTCCGCACCGAACCGGAAGCCACGGGCGACGAACATATCGAGCACCTGCACGATATCCGCAAGGCCGCCAAGCGATTACGCTACGCCTCCGAAGCCGCGACCGCCGTCCTCGGCGACCCCGCCGCCGACCTGGGCCGCAAGGCCAAGAAGCTGCAGACCGTCCTCGGCGACCACCGCGACGCCGTCGAAGGCCTGGAAACCCTCCACACCCACGCCTCCGCCTCCGAAGAACCCGGCTACCAACGCCTCCGCGCCGCCGAAGAAGCCGCCGCCGCCAAAGCCCTCGAGCAATACCCCGCCACCACAGAATTCCTGGACCACCACGCCCTGTAG
- the panB gene encoding 3-methyl-2-oxobutanoate hydroxymethyltransferase: MSVSDAETPAYGSAPAPHTPAKRKTRVHHLQELKASGERWSMLTAYDYSTARLFEEAGIPVLLVGDSAANVVYGYDTTVAISIDELIPLVRGVVRGAPHALVVADLPFGTYESSPEQALATAVRFMKEGGAHAVKLEGGERMADTIAKITAAGIPVMAHIGFTPQSVNTLGGFRVQGRGDGAEQLVADAISVQEAGAFSVVMEMVPADLAGQVTRKLTIPTVGIGAGAECDAQVLVWQDMVGYTSGKTAKFVKQFGNVGGELRSAAATYADEVRRGVFPGPEHSY; this comes from the coding sequence ATGTCCGTATCAGACGCGGAAACACCCGCCTACGGCTCAGCACCTGCACCGCACACTCCCGCCAAGCGGAAGACGCGAGTGCATCACCTGCAGGAACTCAAGGCCTCCGGTGAGCGCTGGTCCATGCTCACCGCCTACGACTACTCCACTGCCCGGCTGTTCGAAGAGGCCGGAATTCCGGTGCTGCTGGTCGGCGATTCGGCCGCCAATGTGGTGTACGGCTACGACACCACGGTCGCCATCTCCATCGATGAATTGATTCCACTGGTGCGCGGCGTGGTGCGCGGCGCGCCGCACGCCCTGGTCGTGGCGGATCTGCCGTTCGGCACCTACGAGTCCTCGCCCGAGCAGGCGCTGGCCACGGCCGTCCGCTTCATGAAGGAGGGCGGCGCGCACGCGGTGAAGCTGGAGGGCGGCGAGCGCATGGCCGACACCATTGCCAAGATCACCGCGGCCGGTATTCCGGTGATGGCGCATATCGGCTTCACTCCGCAGAGTGTCAATACGCTCGGCGGGTTCCGGGTGCAGGGGCGCGGCGACGGCGCGGAGCAGCTTGTCGCCGATGCCATCTCGGTCCAGGAGGCCGGGGCCTTCTCGGTCGTCATGGAGATGGTGCCCGCGGATCTGGCCGGACAGGTCACCCGCAAGCTGACCATTCCCACCGTCGGCATCGGCGCCGGCGCGGAATGCGATGCGCAGGTGCTGGTGTGGCAGGACATGGTCGGGTACACCAGCGGCAAGACCGCCAAGTTCGTCAAGCAGTTCGGTAATGTGGGTGGCGAATTGCGCAGTGCCGCAGCCACTTACGCGGATGAGGTGCGTCGCGGGGTCTTCCCCGGCCCGGAGCACAGCTACTGA
- a CDS encoding RNB domain-containing ribonuclease, with translation MELHQRIVSAPVDFGAVRTEFGLASDYPSEAVSEARSALDAFAGARVDRRDIPLVTIDPPGSMDLDQALALQRTPTGFLLYYAIADVAAFVTPDGPLARASLARGQTFYLPDGTVPLHPLVLSEGRASLLPDQDRPAALWTIECDENAEPQRYSVTRALVRSRARLDYAGVQGDAEAGRLHPSIAALPEFGRLRIEAGMRRGAISLRLPAQSVIRDGSEADGRNHWQLVIEPRTAADDWNEQVSLLTGMCAARIMLEYQGTDRLGLLRTMPPPAAATVESMRRTAAAVGVAWPAAESVGRMLASLDPNTPAALVLMSEATSLLRGASYTLLDHQPPDTLQHSGIGAAYAHVTAPLRRLPDRYATEICLAHCAGTEVPHWVRDGLVPVVDSMRRSDAIAGKLERACIDLTEATLLAPRLGTDFDAVVLRETNGNRTAEIFVADPPVLAKCTGTPPEGQHVTVRLTTADPTTRTVTFAFPALPAPSVTYSEP, from the coding sequence GTGGAATTGCATCAGCGGATCGTGTCGGCGCCGGTTGACTTCGGCGCCGTCCGAACCGAATTCGGATTGGCCTCGGACTATCCGTCCGAGGCCGTTTCGGAAGCCCGCAGCGCTCTCGACGCGTTCGCGGGCGCCCGGGTCGATCGCCGGGATATCCCGCTGGTGACCATCGACCCGCCCGGCTCGATGGATCTGGACCAGGCGCTGGCCCTGCAGCGCACTCCGACCGGGTTTCTGCTCTACTACGCGATCGCCGATGTCGCCGCCTTCGTCACTCCCGACGGGCCGCTGGCACGCGCATCCCTGGCTCGCGGCCAGACCTTCTACCTCCCCGACGGCACCGTGCCGCTGCACCCGCTCGTCCTGTCCGAGGGGCGGGCCAGCCTGCTGCCGGATCAGGATCGCCCGGCGGCGCTGTGGACCATCGAATGCGATGAAAATGCCGAGCCCCAGCGGTATTCGGTGACGCGCGCCCTGGTGCGCTCCCGGGCCCGCCTGGACTACGCCGGCGTGCAGGGTGATGCCGAGGCCGGTCGACTGCACCCCTCGATTGCCGCGCTCCCCGAATTCGGCCGCCTGCGCATCGAGGCCGGCATGCGGCGCGGCGCGATCTCGCTGCGGCTGCCCGCCCAGAGCGTGATCCGCGACGGCTCCGAGGCCGACGGCCGCAATCACTGGCAGCTGGTCATCGAACCGCGCACCGCCGCCGACGACTGGAACGAGCAGGTCTCACTGCTCACCGGCATGTGCGCCGCGCGAATCATGCTGGAATACCAGGGAACCGATCGCCTCGGCCTGCTGCGCACCATGCCGCCGCCCGCCGCCGCCACCGTCGAATCCATGCGCCGCACCGCCGCCGCGGTCGGAGTCGCGTGGCCCGCCGCCGAATCCGTCGGCCGCATGCTGGCGAGCCTGGACCCCAATACCCCCGCCGCCCTGGTCCTCATGTCCGAGGCCACCAGCCTGCTGCGCGGCGCCTCCTACACCCTGCTCGACCATCAGCCCCCGGACACCCTGCAGCACAGTGGAATCGGGGCAGCCTACGCACACGTCACCGCACCCCTGCGCCGACTGCCCGACCGCTACGCCACCGAGATCTGCCTCGCCCACTGCGCCGGAACCGAAGTCCCGCACTGGGTCCGCGACGGCCTGGTCCCGGTCGTCGACTCCATGCGCCGCAGTGACGCCATCGCAGGCAAACTCGAACGCGCCTGCATAGACCTCACCGAAGCCACCCTCCTGGCCCCGCGCCTCGGCACCGACTTCGACGCCGTAGTCCTGCGCGAAACCAACGGCAACCGCACCGCCGAAATCTTCGTAGCCGACCCACCCGTCCTCGCCAAATGCACCGGCACCCCACCCGAAGGCCAACACGTCACCGTCCGCCTCACCACCGCCGACCCCACCACCCGCACGGTAACCTTCGCCTTCCCTGCCTTACCTGCGCCTTCGGTGACATACTCGGAGCCATGA
- a CDS encoding alpha/beta hydrolase produces the protein MKRVEVGFPSGGEQCAGWLYMPDGPMRPRPLVVMGHGLGADREMGLDRYARRFAAAGIAVLAFDYRHFGASGGEPRQVINIGKQRADWHAAIAYARTIRGIDATRIALWGSSFGGGHALSVAPDDHYLAAVVAQCPFTSGWASAMAKGPISLVKTGTLALTDLIVSPIIRRPISARLAGKRHSSALMSAADVPEGFGRLAEESTHYRPKVPARVGMSTLFDAPARHTKDIKAPVFYAICDNDSVAPAGPTLRAAERTKHAVVKQYPIGHFDIYFDDWFEKAVYDQTEFLTAVLRP, from the coding sequence ATGAAGCGTGTCGAGGTGGGGTTCCCTTCTGGTGGGGAACAGTGCGCGGGGTGGCTGTATATGCCGGATGGGCCGATGCGGCCGCGACCGCTGGTTGTAATGGGACACGGGCTCGGGGCGGATCGCGAAATGGGACTCGATCGGTATGCGCGGCGCTTCGCCGCGGCCGGAATCGCGGTGCTGGCCTTTGATTATCGGCATTTCGGGGCGAGCGGGGGTGAACCGCGGCAGGTCATCAATATCGGCAAGCAGCGGGCCGACTGGCATGCCGCAATCGCCTACGCGCGCACGATTCGCGGTATCGATGCCACGCGAATCGCGCTGTGGGGCAGTTCGTTCGGTGGCGGGCACGCGCTGTCCGTAGCGCCGGACGACCACTACCTGGCCGCCGTGGTCGCGCAGTGCCCGTTCACCAGCGGCTGGGCTTCCGCCATGGCGAAGGGCCCGATCAGCCTGGTGAAGACCGGGACGCTCGCCCTCACGGATCTGATCGTGAGCCCGATCATCCGCCGGCCGATCTCAGCGCGGCTGGCAGGCAAGCGGCATTCGTCGGCCCTGATGAGTGCCGCCGATGTCCCTGAGGGGTTCGGCCGCCTGGCCGAGGAGAGCACCCACTACCGGCCGAAAGTACCTGCCCGAGTTGGTATGTCGACCCTGTTCGACGCCCCGGCCCGGCACACCAAAGACATCAAGGCCCCGGTCTTCTACGCGATCTGCGATAACGACAGCGTCGCCCCCGCCGGTCCCACCCTCCGCGCCGCCGAACGCACCAAGCACGCAGTCGTCAAGCAGTACCCGATCGGCCACTTCGACATCTACTTCGACGACTGGTTCGAAAAAGCCGTCTACGACCAGACGGAATTCCTCACCGCCGTGCTCCGCCCGTAG
- a CDS encoding slipin family protein, with the protein MDILSVLIAVIAILFVVSGLVLASGVRVIAQYEKGVVFRLGRVRAVREPGMRMLIPGVDRMRKISTQVITMPVPAQDGITRDNVTVRVDAVVYFRVVDPLRAIIEVQNYLFAIGQVAQTSLRSVIGKSDLDDLLSNREELNKGLEIMIDNPALGWGVHIDRVEIKDVALPDSMKRSMSRQAEAERERRARIISAEGELQASQMLTDAATKMAEAPGALQLRLLETVVQVAAEKNSTLVLPFPVELLRFLESSTKANERAAAADSAAEVVRSHQSAIADGNEKASQPRAAGPGAIEEK; encoded by the coding sequence ATGGACATTCTGTCTGTGCTGATCGCAGTGATCGCAATTCTGTTCGTGGTGTCGGGGCTGGTGCTCGCCTCGGGGGTTCGGGTGATCGCCCAATACGAGAAAGGCGTCGTCTTCCGGCTGGGCCGGGTACGCGCGGTGCGAGAACCGGGTATGCGCATGCTGATTCCGGGCGTGGATCGCATGCGCAAGATCTCCACGCAGGTCATCACCATGCCGGTGCCCGCGCAGGACGGCATTACCCGTGACAACGTGACCGTGCGGGTGGACGCGGTCGTCTACTTCCGGGTCGTCGATCCGCTGCGCGCGATTATCGAGGTGCAGAACTATCTGTTCGCCATCGGGCAGGTGGCGCAGACGTCGTTGCGCTCTGTCATCGGCAAGAGCGATCTGGATGATCTGCTGTCCAATCGGGAAGAGCTCAATAAGGGCCTGGAGATCATGATCGACAATCCGGCGCTGGGCTGGGGTGTGCACATCGATCGGGTCGAGATCAAGGATGTGGCACTGCCGGATTCGATGAAACGCTCCATGTCCCGGCAGGCCGAAGCCGAGCGTGAACGCCGCGCCCGCATTATCTCCGCCGAGGGCGAACTGCAGGCGTCGCAGATGCTGACCGATGCCGCCACCAAGATGGCCGAGGCCCCGGGCGCACTGCAACTACGCCTGCTGGAAACGGTTGTTCAGGTTGCGGCGGAAAAGAATTCGACGCTGGTGCTGCCGTTCCCGGTCGAGCTACTGCGCTTCCTGGAGAGCAGCACCAAGGCCAATGAGCGTGCGGCGGCTGCGGACTCGGCTGCGGAAGTTGTCAGATCGCACCAATCGGCGATAGCCGATGGGAATGAAAAAGCGTCGCAACCGCGGGCGGCCGGCCCCGGTGCGATCGAAGAAAAATGA